In one Helicoverpa zea isolate HzStark_Cry1AcR chromosome 5, ilHelZeax1.1, whole genome shotgun sequence genomic region, the following are encoded:
- the LOC124630645 gene encoding cuticle protein-like, whose product MFSKIVALCAFVAVAQAGLLAAPAHYSSAAAVSSQSIVRHDEAHAQAAPLAKIAVAAPVAKILAAPVAYHAAPAPVAYHAAPASIAYHAAPAPVAYQAAPAHIAYHAAPVAKVLAAQPEEIAHPKYEYTYSVADSHTGDNKSQQESRDGDVVKGSYSFLEADGSVRTVEYTADDHNGFNAVVHNSAPTAAPVHVKAAPLLLKAAPALQYYHPFDHSSRYLNMFSKIVALCGLVAVCQAGLLPAPVHYSSAAAVSSQNIVRHDQPAKHVAVAAPVAYHAVPAVTYHAAPAVAYHSAPAPVAYHAAPVVAHAEEFDAHPKYEYNYSVADGHTGDNKSQQEVRDGDVVKGSYSFHEADGSIRTVEYSADDHHGFNAVVHNTAPTAAPVHVKAVPAYVAPAHYYHH is encoded by the exons ATGTTCTCCAAA aTCGTCGCTCTGTGCGCCTTCGTGGCCGTGGCCCAGGCTGGTCTCCTCGCGGCTCCCGCCCACTACTCCTCCGCCGCCGCGGTGTCCTCCCAGAGCATCGTGCGTCACGATGAGGCTCATGCCCAGGCCGCTCCCCTGGCTAAGATCGCCGTAGCTGCTCCCGTGGCTAAGATCCTGGCTGCTCCCGTCGCCTACCACGCTGCCCCTGCGCCCGTCGCCTACCACGCCGCTCCTGCCTCCATCGCCTACCACGCCGCTCCGGCCCCCGTTGCCTACCAAGCCGCTCCAGCCCACATCGCCTACCACGCAGCCCCCGTCGCCAAGGTTCTCGCCGCCCAACCAGAGGAAATCGCTCACCCCAAGTATGAGTACACATACTCGGTTGCTGACAGCCACACCGGCGACAACAAGTCCCAGCAGGAGTCCCGCGACGGTGATGTTGTGAAGGGCTCTTACTCCTTCCTCGAAGCTGACGGCTCCGTCAGGACTGTCGAGTACACTGCTGATGACCACAACGGATTCAACGCGGTGGTGCACAACAGCGCTCCCACTGCCGCCCCCGTACATGTCAAAGCTGCCCCCCTTCTCCTGAAGGCTGCTCCCGCCCTCCAGTACTACCATC CATTTGATCACTCAAGTAGATATCTCAACATGTTCTCCAAA ATCGTAGCTCTCTGTGGTTTGGTGGCGGTGTGCCAGGCAGGTCTGCTGCCCGCCCCCGTGCACTACTCCTCCGCCGCCGCTGTCTCCTCGCAGAACATCGTGCGTCACGACCAGCCTGCAAAGCACGTGGCCGTCGCCGCCCCCGTCGCCTACCATGCTGTTCCCGCCGTCACCTACCACGCCGCCCCTGCCGTTGCTTACCATTCCGCTCCTGCCCCAGTTGCCTACCATGCTGCCCCCGTCGTAGCCCATGCTGAGGAGTTCGAC GCTCACCCGAAATACGAGTACAACTACTCTGTTGCTGACGGTCACACCGGTGACAACAAGTCCCAGCAGGAGGTCCGCGACGGAGATGTTGTGAAGGGCTCTTACTCCTTCCACGAAGCTGACGGCTCCATCAGGACCGTGGAGTACTCCGCTGACGACCACCACGGTTTCAACGCTGTGGTGCACAACACCGCCCCTACCGCCGCCCCCGTGCACGTCAAGGCTGTGCCCGCTTACGTCGCACCCGCCCACTACTACCACCACTAA
- the LOC124630839 gene encoding histidine-rich protein PFHRP-II-like encodes MFSKIVALCGLVAVCQAGLLPAPVHYSSAAAVSSQNIVRHDQPAQHVAVAAPVAYHAAPAVAYHAAPAHYSSAAAVSSQNIVRHDQPAVHAAPVAYHAAPAHVAYHAAPAVAYHSAPTAGLLPAPVHYSSAAAVSSQNIVRHDQPAQHVAVAAPVAYHAAPAVAYHAAPAVAYHAAPAHYSSAAAVSSQNIVRHDQPAVHAAPVAYHAAPAHVAYHAAPAVAYHSAPTVSYHAAPVVAHEEFDAHPKYEYNYSVADSHTGDNKSQQEVRDGDVVKGSYSFHEADGSIRTVEYSADDHHGFNAVVHNTAPTAAPVLVKAAPAYNIVRHDQPAQHVAVAAPVAYHAAPAVAYHAAPAHYSSAAAVSSQNIVRHDQPAVHAAPVAYHAAPAHVASHAAPAVAYHTAPTVSYHAAPVVAHEEFDAHPKYEYNYSVADGHTGDNKSQQEVRDGDVVKGSYSFHEADGSIRTVEYSADDHHGFNAVVHNTAPTTAPVLVKAAPAYVAPAHYYHH; translated from the exons ATGTTCTCTAAA ATCGTAGCTCTCTGTGGTTTGGTGGCGGTGTGCCAGGCAGGTCTGCTGCCCGCTCCCGTGCACTACTCCTCCGCCGCCGCTGTCTCCTCACAGAACATCGTGCGTCACGACCAGCCTGCCCAGCATGTGGCCGTCGCCGCCCCCGTTGCCTACCATGCTGCTCCCGCAGTCGCCTACCACGCCGCCCCTGCCCATTACTCCTCTGCCGCCGCTGTGTCATCCCAGAACATCGTGCGTCACGACCAGCCCGCCGTACACGCCGCCCCCGTAGCCTACCACGCCGCCCCCGCCCACGTCGCCTACCACGCAGCCCCCGCTGTCGCTTACCACTCTGCCCCTACC GCAGGTCTGCTGCCCGCCCCCGTGCACTACTCCTCTGCCGCCGCTGTCTCCTCACAGAACATCGTGCGTCATGACCAGCCTGCCCAGCACGTGGCTGTCGCCGCCCCCGTCGCCTACCATGCTGCTCCTGCCGTCGCCTACCATGCTGCTCCTGCCGTCGCCTACCACGCCGCCCCTGCCCATTACTCCTCTGCCGCCGCTGTGTCCTCCCAGAACATCGTGCGTCACGACCAGCCCGCCGTACACGCTGCCCCCGTAGCCTACCACGCCGCCCCCGCCCACGTCGCCTACCACGCAGCCCCCGCTGTCGCTTACCACTCTGCCCCTACCGTCTCCTACCACGCCGCTCCCGTCGTTGCCCATGAAGAGTTTGAC GCTCACCCCAAATACGAGTACAACTACTCTGTTGCTGACAGTCACACCGGTGACAACAAGTCCCAGCAGGAGGTCCGCGACGGAGATGTTGTGAAGGGCTCTTACTCCTTCCACGAAGCTGACGGCTCCATCAGGACCGTGGAGTACTCCGCTGATGACCACCACGGTTTCAACGCTGTGGTGCACAACACCGCCCCCACCGCCGCCCCTGTGCTCGTGAAGGCCGCTCCCGCCTAC AACATCGTGCGTCACGACCAGCCTGCCCAGCACGTGGCCGTCGCCGCCCCCGTCGCCTACCATGCTGCTCCCGCCGTCGCCTACCACGCCGCCCCTGCCCATTACTCCTCCGCCGCCGCTGTGTCCTCCCAGAACATCGTGCGTCACGACCAGCCCGCCGTACACGCCGCCCCCGTAGCCTACCACGCCGCCCCCGCCCACGTCGCCTCCCACGCAGCCCCCGCTGTCGCTTACCACACCGCCCCTACCGTCTCCTACCACGCCGCTCCCGTCGTTGCCCATGAAGAGTTTGAC GCTCACCCCAAATATGAGTACAACTACTCTGTTGCTGACGGTCACACCGGCGACAACAAGTCCCAACAGGAGGTCCGCGACGGAGATGTCGTGAAGGGCTCTTACTCCTTCCACGAAGCTGACGGCTCCATCAGGACCGTGGAGTACTCCGCTGACGACCATCACGGCTTCAACGCTGTGGTGCACAACACCGCCCCTACCACCGCCCCTGTGCTCGTGAAGGCCGCTCCCGCCTACGTTGCGCCCGCCCACTACTACCACCATTAA
- the LOC124630646 gene encoding uncharacterized protein LOC124630646 produces the protein MFTKILAFYGFVAACQAGLQRVPLHFSSTAAISSQNIVRQDQSTQQVAVAAPLAYQSAPITFQAAPTRYSSAAAVSSQNIVRQDQPIQQITVATPIAYAAIPTSATYNAAPAGYSSAAAVSSQNIVRQDQPAQQITVSAPIAYPTRTTYNAAPARYSSASAAISSQSIVRHERPSQQIAVAAPVAYHAAPTAVTYNAAPASYSSAPTVSTQNVIRLPAQQINAHPQYEYNYSVADGHTGDNKSQQESRDGDVVRGSYSFHEADGSVRTVQYSADDHSGFNAVVHNSAPTEAPAHSAPAHYYHHCYKMFAKVLALCGLVAVCQAGLLPAPVHYSSAAAVSSQNIVRHDQPAQHVAVAAPVAYHAAPAVAYHAAPVARVEEFNAHPQYEYNYSVADGHTGDNKSQQESRDGDVVRGSYSFHEADGSVRTVQYSADDHSGFNAVVHNSAPTAAPAHSAPAHYYHH, from the exons ATGTTcacaaaa atcTTAGCGTTTTACGGGTTTGTAGCAGCGTGCCAAGCCGGTTTGCAGCGCGTTCCTCTGCACTTCTCTTCGACTGCCGCGATCTCTTCACAAAACATCGTACGACAGGACCAGTCTACGCAACAAGTAGCCGTCGCCGCTCCTTTGGCCTACCAGTCCGCTCCCATCACCTTCCAAGCTGCTCCTACTCGTTACTCTTCTGCAGCAGCTGTCTCCTCTCAGAACATTGTACGTCAAGACCAGCCTATTCAACAAATAACTGTTGCTACCCCCATCGCCTACGCCGCGATTCCTACCTCTGCCACCTATAACGCTGCTCCTGCCGGTTACTCATCTGCTGCAGCTGTGTCCTCCCAAAACATCGTGCGTCAAGACCAGCCTGCCCAACAAATTACAGTTTCAGCCCCTATCGCCTACCCTACAAGAACCACCTATAACGCTGCTCCTGCCCGTTACTCTTCTGCTTCTGCTGCTATTTCATCTCAAAGCATCGTCCGTCATGAACGACCTTCTCAGCAAATAGCCGTTGCTGCCCCCGTAGCCTACCACGCGGCTCCCACCGCCGTGACCTACAATGCTGCTCCCGCTAGTTACTCTTCTGCCCCTACTGTTTCAACACAAAATGTCATCCGTCTGCCTGCCCAACAAATAAAC GCTCACCCTCAGTACGAGTACAACTACTCAGTAGCTGACGGACACACCGGCGACAACAAGTCCCAGCAGGAGTCCCGCGACGGCGACGTCGTGCGCGGCTCGTACTCCTTCCACGAGGCCGACGGCTCCGTCAGGACCGTGCAGTACTCCGCGGACGACCACAGCGGCTTCAACGCGGTGGTGCACAACTCAGCGCCCACAGAAGCGCCTGCGCACTCCGCGCCCGCTCACTACTACCACCACTG TTACAAAATGTTCGCTAag GTATTGGCTCTCTGTGGTTTGGTGGCGGTGTGCCAGGCAGGTCTGCTGCCCGCCCCCGTGCACTACTCCTCCGCCGCCGCTGTCTCCTCGCAGAACATCGTGCGTCACGACCAGCCTGCCCAGCACGTGGCCGTCGCCGCCCCCGTCGCCTACCATGCTGCTCCCGCCGTCGCCTACCACGCCGCTCCTGTCGCCCGCGTTGAAGAGTTCAAT GCTCACCCTCAGTACGAGTACAACTACTCAGTAGCTGACGGGCACACCGGCGACAACAAGTCCCAGCAGGAGTCCCGCGACGGCGACGTCGTGCGCGGCTCGTACTCTTTCCACGAGGCCGACGGCTCCGTCAGGACCGTGCAGTACTCCGCGGACGACCACAGCGGCTTCAACGCGGTGGTGCACAACTCGGCGCCCACAGCCGCGCCTGCGCACTCCGCGCCCGCTCACTACTACCACCACTGA
- the LOC124630817 gene encoding cuticle protein 8-like, translated as MFAKVLAICGLVAMCQAGLLPAPVHYSSAAAVSSQNIVRHDQPAQHVAVAAPVAYQAAPAITYQAAPAVAYNAAPARYSSAAAVSSQNIVRHDQPAQRVAVTAPVAYQAAPAVAYHAAPAPVAYHAAPVARVEEFNAHPQYEYNYSVADGHTGDNKSQQESRNGDVVRGSYSFHEADGSVRTVQYSVDDHSGFNAVVHNSAPTVAPAHSAPAHYYHH; from the exons ATGTTCGCTAAA GTTTTAGCTATTTGTGGTTTAGTGGCGATGTGCCAGGCAGGTCTGCTGCCCGCCCCCGTGCACTACTCCTCCGCCGCCGCTGTCTCCTCGCAGAACATCGTGCGTCACGACCAGCCTGCCCAGCACGTGGCTGTCGCTGCCCCTGTCGCCTACCAAGCTGCTCCCGCCATCACCTACCAAGCTGCCCCTGCCGTCGCCTACAACGCTGCTCCTGCTCGTTACTCTTCAGCTGCTGCTGTTTCATCTCAAAACATTGTGCGTCACGACCAGCCTGCCCAACGAGTAGCCGTCACTGCCCCCGTCGCGTACCAAGCTGCTCCTGCTGTAGCTTACCATGCTGCTCCTGCTCCTGTTGCCTACCACgccgcgcctgtcgcccgcgTCGAAGAGTTCAAT GCTCACCCTCAGTACGAGTACAACTACTCAGTAGCTGACGGACACACCGGCGACAACAAGTCCCAGCAGGAGTCCCGCAATGGCGACGTGGTGCGCGGCTCGTACTCCTTCCATGAGGCCGATGGCTCCGTCAGGACCGTGCAGTACTCCGTGGATGACCACAGCGGCTTCAACGCGGTGGTGCACAACTCGGCGCCCACAGTCGCGCCTGCGCACTCCGCGCCCGCTCACTACTACCACCACTGA
- the LOC124630815 gene encoding cuticle protein 8-like, giving the protein MFSKIVALCAFVAAAQAGLLAAPAHYSSAAAVSSQSIVRHDESAPVAKLAIAAPVAKLAVAAPVAYHAAPAVAYHAAPAHYSSAAAVSSQNIVRHDQPAVHAAPVAYHAAPAHVAYHAAPAPIAYHAAPAVAYHAAPVAKVVAAHQEEIAYPKYEYTYSVADGHSGDNKSQQESRDGDVVKGSYSFHEADGSIRTVEYSADDHNGFNAVVHNTAPTAAPVVVKAAPAHYYHH; this is encoded by the exons ATGTTTTCCAAA aTTGTAGCTCTGTGCGCCTTCGTGGCTGCGGCCCAGGCTGGTCTTCTCGCGGCTCCCGCTCACTACTCCTCCGCTGCCGCGGTGTCCTCCCAGAGCATCGTGCGTCACGATGAGTCGGCTCCTGTGGCTAAACTAGCCATTGCCGCTCCCGTGGCTAAACTTGCCGTCGCCGCCCCTGTCGCCTACCATGCTGCTCCCGCCGTCGCCTACCACGCCGCCCCTGCCCATTACTCCTCTGCCGCCGCTGTGTCCTCCCAGAACATCGTGCGTCACGACCAGCCCGCCGTACACGCCGCCCCCGTGGCCTACCACGCCGCCCCCGCCCACGTCGCCTACCACGCCGCTCCTGCCCCCATCGCCTACCACGCCGCTCCCGCCGTAGCATACCACGCAGCCCCTGTTGCCAAGGTTGTAGCCGCTCACCAGGAAGAGATCGCCTACCCCAAGTATGAGTACACATACTCGGTTGCTGACGGCCACTCCGGTGACAACAAGTCCCAGCAGGAGTCCCGCGACGGAGATGTTGTGAAGGGCTCTTACTCCTTCCACGAAGCTGACGGCTCCATCAGGACCGTGGAGTACTCCGCTGATGACCACAATGGATTCAACGCGGTGGTGCACAACACCGCCCCCACTGCCGCCCCCGTCGTTGTCAAGGCTGCTCCCGCCCACTACTACCACCACTAA
- the LOC124630647 gene encoding uncharacterized protein LOC124630647, whose translation MGFSQAVLIHDSDDHKNDYNLQTPHGWQTVKVYYPPNSPAFGYKYEPYTYPKYEFEYSVSDKKTGDHKHHHETRDGDRVRGEYSLVESDGSLRKVQYQADDHNGFNAVVSKTVNKHGDHAVSITDHTRFFYPIGHGIKINHYFPGNDYHYQKSEQNESEESKLVNEEKDTSAIKANEEPKMFVIDSGDKVVMVEPEQKTEVVPSQTPEAVETVQVVPAIVSVVPEKSATDQINNEVTLPVINEKKDAQPSEALPSKPDDQTAEKDDQHLDSEVASSYYHSKIYYVSY comes from the exons ATGGGATTCAGCCAAGCAGTGCTAATTCACGATTCTGATGATCACAAGAATGATTACAATTTACAAACTCCTCATGGATGGCAAACAGTAAAAGTGTACTACCCGCCTAACTCCCCGGCATTCGGATACAAATACGAGCCTTAC ACGTACCCTAAATATGAGTTTGAATATTCCGTGTCGGACAAGAAGACTGGTGATCACAAACATCATCATGAGACACGTGATGGGGACCGAGTTCGTGGCGAGTACAGCCTTGTGGAGTCAGACGGCTCGCTGCGGAAGGTGCAGTACCAGGCCGATGATCACAACGG aTTCAATGCTGTAGTGAGTAAAACTGTCAACAAGCATGGTGATCATGCCGTTTCAATTACTGATCACACCAGGTTCTTTTACCCTATTGGACACGGTATTAAAATCAATCACTACTTCCCTGGCAATGACTATCATTATCAAAAAAGCGAACAAAACGAAAGTGAGGAGAGCAAATTGGTTAATGAAGAGAAAGACACTTCAGCTATTAAAGCAAATGAAGAACCAAAAATGTTTGTAATTGATTCAGGAGATAAAGTTGTTATGGTTGAACCAGAACAAAAAACAGAAGTAGTTCCATCACAGACACCTGAAGCAGTCGAAACAGTTCAAGTAGTTCCAGCCATAGTTTCAGTAGTTCCAGAAAAATCGGCCACTGATCAAATTAATAATGAGGTCACATTACCAGTAATTAATGAAAAGAAAGATGCTCAACCTTCAGAAGCATTGCCTTCGAAGCCTGACGACCAAACAGCGGAGAAAGACGACCAACACTTGGATTCTGAAGTAGCATCCTCTTATTACCATtccaaaatatattatgtaagttaCTAA